From the genome of Anopheles merus strain MAF chromosome X, AmerM5.1, whole genome shotgun sequence, one region includes:
- the LOC121591073 gene encoding aminopeptidase N-like isoform X1 encodes MLRFKVSPPSSTVKKVANYGMAMGRSSMLLAVIAATIIGVTVGDTGVPYSGYRLPKSITPEHYNLRVYTHLGDERGFIFYGQVAMRLICHEDTENIVLHSKNLTLPEERISLRELGSAGQQNGSAITIKSVQYAKEHDFVILNVATVLRKGNRYELVVPFESALGTGLLGYYRSSYVDKASKQKIWLAVTQFEPTYARQAFPCFDEPEMKATFDIALAHDERYVALSNMPVNSSAPVDGMSGWVMDVFGTTVPMSTYLVAYTVNDFEYREAMAVEEGDVLFKIWARRDAIEQVDYAREIGPKVTRFYEDYFQQKFPLPKIDMIAIPDFASGAMENWGLITYRETALLYHPNVSTASNKHRVASVIAHELAHQWFGNLVTMRWWTDLWLNEGFATYVASLGVDYLHPEWHSLEEESVSNTLDIFKFDALQSSHPISVEIGHPNQISQIFDAISYEKGSIVIRMMHLFLDEETFRDGVGRYLRRHAYGNAEQDNLWAALTEEAHANGVLPDHIDVKKVMDSWTLQTGYPIVTVTRNYDANTAEVTQTRFISSDVRPDSNVTDYCWWIPLTYTTAKQLDFNDTLPKAWMACSGEPKGSHQQETKRLEDLPDADQWVIFNVQLAGLYKVRYDRRNYQLIIAQLNGPRFGEIGLLNRAQLIDDAMDLAWTGQQNYGIAFAMLNYLRQETQYIPWKSALTNLNSINRILKRTPLYGVFRSYVQYILEPIYEQLDIFNGSRATTERLDGIKQITLIASWACRFEVGDCVNRSVELFARWMNESSPDTDNPVPVNLRPVVYCNAIRRGDEAQWHFLWLRYLQSNVGAEKIMIIGSLACTREVRLVERFLQWSLNSTSGVRKQDATILFSGVSRNDAGFAAAKKFFLERADDIYNYLSPDTSRLSRYIKPLAEQMFSSEELQELTDLIEQKAPIFEKANQGVKQALETAQTNNRWSKVNIDKMERLLPMLTTRSVSVLSLIDDL; translated from the exons ATGTTGCGGTTTAAGGTCAGTCCTCCGTCTTCCACTGTAAAAAAGGTGGCAAATTATG GTATGGCGATGGGTCGAAGCTCGATGCTGCTCGCAGTAATTGCTGCAACCATTATAGGAGTGACCGTGGGTGACACGGGAGTGCCGTACAGCGGTTACCGATTGCCCAAATCGATCACTCCCGAGCATTACAATCTGCGCGTCTACACACATCTTGGCGATGAGCGGGGTTTCATATTTTACGGCCAAGTGGCGATGCGG CTCATTTGCCACGAGGATACGGAGAATATAGTGCTGCACTCGAAAAACCTAACGCTCCCCGAGGAGCGCATCTCGTTGCGCGAACTGGGCTCGGCCGGCCAACAGAACGGCTCCGCCATAACCATCAAAAGCGTGCAGTACGCCAAGGAGCATGACTTTGTGATACTGAACGTGGCCACCGTGCTGCGCAAGGGGAACCGCTACGAGCTGGTCGTACCGTTCGAGAGCGCCCTCGGCACCGGCCTGCTCGGCTACTACCGCAGCAGCTACGTCGACAAGGCGAGCAAGCAGAAGATCTGGCTGGCGGTGACACAGTTCGAGCCGACGTACGCCCGCCAAGCGTTCCCGTGCTTCGACGAGCCGGAAATGAAGGCCACCTTCGACATCGCGCTAGCGCACGACGAGCGGTACGTCGCGCTCAGCAACATGCCGGTGAACAGCAGCGCCCCGGTGGACGGTATGTCGGGCTGGGTGATGGACGTGTTCGGCACCACCGTGCCGATGTCGACCTACCTCGTCGCGTACACGGTGAACGATTTCGAGTACCGGGAAGCGATGGCGGTGGAGGAGGGCGACGTGCTGTTCAAAATCTGGGCCCGTCGCGACGCGATCGAGCAGGTGGACTATGCGCGCGAGATCGGCCCGAAGGTGACGCGCTTCTACGAGGACTACTTTCAGCAGAAGTTCCCGCTGCCCAAGATCGACATGATCGCGATACCGGACTTTGCGTCCGGTGCGATGGAAAACTGGGGCCTCATCACTTACCGCGAGACGGCCCTGCTCTACCATCCGAACGTGTCGACGGCGAGCAACAAGCACCGCGTTGCGTCGGTCATTGCGCACGAGCTGGCGCACCAGTGGTTCGGCAATCTCGTCACCATGCGCTGGTGGACCGACCTGTGGCTGAACGAAGGCTTCGCGACGTACGTCGCCAGCCTCGGGGTCGACTATCTGCACCCCGAGTGGCACTCGCTGGAGGAGGAGTCGGTCTCGAACACGCTGGACATATTCAAGTTCGATGCGCTGCAGTCTAGCCACCCGATCTCGGTGGAGATCGGCCACCCGAACCAGATATCGCAAATCTTCGACGCGATCTCGTACGAGAAGGGCTCGATCGTGATACGCATGATGCACCTGTTCCTGGACGAGGAAACGTTCCGCGACGGCGTCGGCCGGTATCTGCGCCGGCACGCGTACGGCAACGCGGAGCAGGACAACCTGTGGGCGGCCCTGACCGAGGAGGCGCACGCGAACGGCGTATTGCCCGACCACATCGACGTGAAGAAGGTGATGGACTCGTGGACGCTGCAGACGGGCTACCCGATTGTCACCGTGACGCGCAACTACGACGCCAACACGGCGGAGGTAACACAAACACGCTTCATCTCCTCCGATGTGCGGCCGGACAGCAACGTGACCGACTACTGCTGGTGGATACCGTTGACCTACACCACCGCCAAGCAGCTCGACTTTAACGACACGCTGCCGAAAGCGTGGATGGCGTGCAGCGGCGAGCCGAAGGGCTCGCACCAGCAGGAAACGAAGCGGCTGGAGGATCTGCCCGACGCCGACCAGTGGGTCATCTTCAACGTGCAGCTGGCTGGGCTGTACAAGGTGCGGTACGACAGGCGCAACTATCAGCTGATCATTGCGCAGCTGAACGGGCCCCGGTTCGGCGAGATCGGGCTGCTGAACCGCGCGCAGCTGATCGATGACGCGATGGATCTGGCCTGGACGGGGCAGCAGAACTACGGCATCGCGTTCGCGATGCTGAACTACCTGCGGCAGGAGACGCAATACATCCCGTGGAAGTCCGCACTGACCAACCTGAACAGCATCAACCGCATCCTGAAGCGCACGCCACTGTACGGCGTGTTCCGGAGCTACGTGCAGTACATCCTCGAGCCGATCTACGAGCAGCTGGACATCTTCAACGGCAGCCGGGCGACGACGGAACGGCTGGACGGGATCAAGCAGATCACGCTGATCGCTTCCTGGGCCTGCCGGTTCGAGGTCGGCGACTGCGTCAACCGGTCGGTCGAGCTGTTCGCCCGCTGGATGAACGAGAGCAGCCCGGACACGGACAACCCGGTGCCGGTCAATCTCCGCCCGGTGGTGTACTGCAACGCGATCCGTCGGGGCGACGAGGCGCAGTGGCACTTCCTCTGGCTGCGCTACCTGCAGAGCAACGTCGGGGCGGAAAAGATCATGATCATCGGTTCGCTGGCGTGCACGCGCGAGGTGCGGCTCGTCGAGCGCTTCCTGCAGTGGTCGCTCAACAGCACGTCGGGCGTGCGCAAGCAGGACGCCACGATCCTGTTCAGCGGCGTATCGCGCAACGATGCCGGGTTCGCTGCCGCCAAAAAGTTCTTCCTCGAGCGGGCCGACGACATATACAACTA CCTGAGCCCGGACACGTCGCGACTGTCGCGCTACATTAAACCGCTCGCGGAGCAAATGTTTTCCAGCGAGGAGCTTCAGGAGCTGACCGATCTGATCGAACAGAAGGCACCGATCTTCGAAAAGGCCAACCAGGGCGTCAAACAGGCGCTGGAAACGGCCCAAACGAACAACCGGTGGTCGAAAGTGAACATTGACAAGATGGAACGCCTATTGCCAATGCTTACTACCCGGTCCGTTTCAGTGTTAAGTTTAATCGACGACCTGTAG
- the LOC121591073 gene encoding aminopeptidase N-like isoform X2, translating into MAMGRSSMLLAVIAATIIGVTVGDTGVPYSGYRLPKSITPEHYNLRVYTHLGDERGFIFYGQVAMRLICHEDTENIVLHSKNLTLPEERISLRELGSAGQQNGSAITIKSVQYAKEHDFVILNVATVLRKGNRYELVVPFESALGTGLLGYYRSSYVDKASKQKIWLAVTQFEPTYARQAFPCFDEPEMKATFDIALAHDERYVALSNMPVNSSAPVDGMSGWVMDVFGTTVPMSTYLVAYTVNDFEYREAMAVEEGDVLFKIWARRDAIEQVDYAREIGPKVTRFYEDYFQQKFPLPKIDMIAIPDFASGAMENWGLITYRETALLYHPNVSTASNKHRVASVIAHELAHQWFGNLVTMRWWTDLWLNEGFATYVASLGVDYLHPEWHSLEEESVSNTLDIFKFDALQSSHPISVEIGHPNQISQIFDAISYEKGSIVIRMMHLFLDEETFRDGVGRYLRRHAYGNAEQDNLWAALTEEAHANGVLPDHIDVKKVMDSWTLQTGYPIVTVTRNYDANTAEVTQTRFISSDVRPDSNVTDYCWWIPLTYTTAKQLDFNDTLPKAWMACSGEPKGSHQQETKRLEDLPDADQWVIFNVQLAGLYKVRYDRRNYQLIIAQLNGPRFGEIGLLNRAQLIDDAMDLAWTGQQNYGIAFAMLNYLRQETQYIPWKSALTNLNSINRILKRTPLYGVFRSYVQYILEPIYEQLDIFNGSRATTERLDGIKQITLIASWACRFEVGDCVNRSVELFARWMNESSPDTDNPVPVNLRPVVYCNAIRRGDEAQWHFLWLRYLQSNVGAEKIMIIGSLACTREVRLVERFLQWSLNSTSGVRKQDATILFSGVSRNDAGFAAAKKFFLERADDIYNYLSPDTSRLSRYIKPLAEQMFSSEELQELTDLIEQKAPIFEKANQGVKQALETAQTNNRWSKVNIDKMERLLPMLTTRSVSVLSLIDDL; encoded by the exons ATGGCGATGGGTCGAAGCTCGATGCTGCTCGCAGTAATTGCTGCAACCATTATAGGAGTGACCGTGGGTGACACGGGAGTGCCGTACAGCGGTTACCGATTGCCCAAATCGATCACTCCCGAGCATTACAATCTGCGCGTCTACACACATCTTGGCGATGAGCGGGGTTTCATATTTTACGGCCAAGTGGCGATGCGG CTCATTTGCCACGAGGATACGGAGAATATAGTGCTGCACTCGAAAAACCTAACGCTCCCCGAGGAGCGCATCTCGTTGCGCGAACTGGGCTCGGCCGGCCAACAGAACGGCTCCGCCATAACCATCAAAAGCGTGCAGTACGCCAAGGAGCATGACTTTGTGATACTGAACGTGGCCACCGTGCTGCGCAAGGGGAACCGCTACGAGCTGGTCGTACCGTTCGAGAGCGCCCTCGGCACCGGCCTGCTCGGCTACTACCGCAGCAGCTACGTCGACAAGGCGAGCAAGCAGAAGATCTGGCTGGCGGTGACACAGTTCGAGCCGACGTACGCCCGCCAAGCGTTCCCGTGCTTCGACGAGCCGGAAATGAAGGCCACCTTCGACATCGCGCTAGCGCACGACGAGCGGTACGTCGCGCTCAGCAACATGCCGGTGAACAGCAGCGCCCCGGTGGACGGTATGTCGGGCTGGGTGATGGACGTGTTCGGCACCACCGTGCCGATGTCGACCTACCTCGTCGCGTACACGGTGAACGATTTCGAGTACCGGGAAGCGATGGCGGTGGAGGAGGGCGACGTGCTGTTCAAAATCTGGGCCCGTCGCGACGCGATCGAGCAGGTGGACTATGCGCGCGAGATCGGCCCGAAGGTGACGCGCTTCTACGAGGACTACTTTCAGCAGAAGTTCCCGCTGCCCAAGATCGACATGATCGCGATACCGGACTTTGCGTCCGGTGCGATGGAAAACTGGGGCCTCATCACTTACCGCGAGACGGCCCTGCTCTACCATCCGAACGTGTCGACGGCGAGCAACAAGCACCGCGTTGCGTCGGTCATTGCGCACGAGCTGGCGCACCAGTGGTTCGGCAATCTCGTCACCATGCGCTGGTGGACCGACCTGTGGCTGAACGAAGGCTTCGCGACGTACGTCGCCAGCCTCGGGGTCGACTATCTGCACCCCGAGTGGCACTCGCTGGAGGAGGAGTCGGTCTCGAACACGCTGGACATATTCAAGTTCGATGCGCTGCAGTCTAGCCACCCGATCTCGGTGGAGATCGGCCACCCGAACCAGATATCGCAAATCTTCGACGCGATCTCGTACGAGAAGGGCTCGATCGTGATACGCATGATGCACCTGTTCCTGGACGAGGAAACGTTCCGCGACGGCGTCGGCCGGTATCTGCGCCGGCACGCGTACGGCAACGCGGAGCAGGACAACCTGTGGGCGGCCCTGACCGAGGAGGCGCACGCGAACGGCGTATTGCCCGACCACATCGACGTGAAGAAGGTGATGGACTCGTGGACGCTGCAGACGGGCTACCCGATTGTCACCGTGACGCGCAACTACGACGCCAACACGGCGGAGGTAACACAAACACGCTTCATCTCCTCCGATGTGCGGCCGGACAGCAACGTGACCGACTACTGCTGGTGGATACCGTTGACCTACACCACCGCCAAGCAGCTCGACTTTAACGACACGCTGCCGAAAGCGTGGATGGCGTGCAGCGGCGAGCCGAAGGGCTCGCACCAGCAGGAAACGAAGCGGCTGGAGGATCTGCCCGACGCCGACCAGTGGGTCATCTTCAACGTGCAGCTGGCTGGGCTGTACAAGGTGCGGTACGACAGGCGCAACTATCAGCTGATCATTGCGCAGCTGAACGGGCCCCGGTTCGGCGAGATCGGGCTGCTGAACCGCGCGCAGCTGATCGATGACGCGATGGATCTGGCCTGGACGGGGCAGCAGAACTACGGCATCGCGTTCGCGATGCTGAACTACCTGCGGCAGGAGACGCAATACATCCCGTGGAAGTCCGCACTGACCAACCTGAACAGCATCAACCGCATCCTGAAGCGCACGCCACTGTACGGCGTGTTCCGGAGCTACGTGCAGTACATCCTCGAGCCGATCTACGAGCAGCTGGACATCTTCAACGGCAGCCGGGCGACGACGGAACGGCTGGACGGGATCAAGCAGATCACGCTGATCGCTTCCTGGGCCTGCCGGTTCGAGGTCGGCGACTGCGTCAACCGGTCGGTCGAGCTGTTCGCCCGCTGGATGAACGAGAGCAGCCCGGACACGGACAACCCGGTGCCGGTCAATCTCCGCCCGGTGGTGTACTGCAACGCGATCCGTCGGGGCGACGAGGCGCAGTGGCACTTCCTCTGGCTGCGCTACCTGCAGAGCAACGTCGGGGCGGAAAAGATCATGATCATCGGTTCGCTGGCGTGCACGCGCGAGGTGCGGCTCGTCGAGCGCTTCCTGCAGTGGTCGCTCAACAGCACGTCGGGCGTGCGCAAGCAGGACGCCACGATCCTGTTCAGCGGCGTATCGCGCAACGATGCCGGGTTCGCTGCCGCCAAAAAGTTCTTCCTCGAGCGGGCCGACGACATATACAACTA CCTGAGCCCGGACACGTCGCGACTGTCGCGCTACATTAAACCGCTCGCGGAGCAAATGTTTTCCAGCGAGGAGCTTCAGGAGCTGACCGATCTGATCGAACAGAAGGCACCGATCTTCGAAAAGGCCAACCAGGGCGTCAAACAGGCGCTGGAAACGGCCCAAACGAACAACCGGTGGTCGAAAGTGAACATTGACAAGATGGAACGCCTATTGCCAATGCTTACTACCCGGTCCGTTTCAGTGTTAAGTTTAATCGACGACCTGTAG
- the LOC121591091 gene encoding palmitoyltransferase ZDHHC6: MFLGWYNSIRRFLHWGPLTAIGIIQSITVMTIYMNSMWWPSHTSLWALLNLTVFVLLSLGTGLYFVMASLTGPGYLRLKWRPAHHSADEQLQFCIVCGGYKAPRSHHCRKCDRCVIKMDHHCPWINNCVGWANHGYFTAFLAFAVLGCIHGTVILGSSLYVGLYRDWYVYYGQLSKVNVKLTVLSLVLCVFNIGLAIGVVLTVGALLVYQVRSILNNRTAIEDWIVEKARFRAERNEQTFVYPYDLGRWRNVKQVINLTCRPVGNGYDWPVIEGCDQYTLTREQLAQKKEKRERTRTYTIVRPATGSWFPLFSQGPSVCLSPPLTDEPRIKLEVDDIVRVTRWRKHWLFGEKLQEPTKKTIPKRVRGWFPRKCAVEYIELDDDDAMMSGVPLKYDNTNKKDD; the protein is encoded by the exons ATGTTCCTCGGGTGGTACAATTCCATCCGGCGTTTCCTCCATTGGGGACCATTAACTGCAATCG GAATTATACAATCGATTACAGTGATGACCATTTACATGAACAGCATGTGGTGGCCCTCGCATACTTCCCTGTGGGCGCTCCTCAACCTGACAGTATTTGTGCTGCTGTCCCTCGGCACCGGGCTTTACTTCGTGATGGCCTCGCTAACCGGGCCGGGCTACTTGCGCCTCAAATGGCGACCGGCCCATCACTCAGCGGACGAGCAGTTGCagttttgcatcgtgtgcgGAGGTTACAAGGCGCCGCGTTCGCACCACTGCCGGAAGTGTGACCGGTGCGTGATCAAGATGGATCACCACTGCCCGTGGATCAACAACTGCGTCGGTTGGGCCAACCATGGCTACTTTACCGCCTTTCTAGCGTTCGCCGTGCTCGGCTGCATCCACGGTACGGTGATATTGGGCTCCTCGCTGTACGTGGGCCTGTATCGCGACTGGTACGTGTATTACGGCCAGCTCTCGAAAGTGAACGTGAAGCTAACGGTTTTGAGTCTGGTGCTGTGCGTGTTCAACATCGGGCTGGCCATCGGGGTCGTACTCACGGTGGGCGCCTTGTTAGTGTACCAGGTGCGATCCATCCTGAACAACCGGACCGCCATCGAGGATTGGATCGTGGAGAAGGCGCGGTTTAGAGCGGAGCGCAACGAGCAGACCTTCGTGTATCCTTACGATCTGGGCCGATGGAGGAACGTGAAGCAGGTCATCAACTTAACCTGCCGGCCGGTCGGTAACGGGTACGATTGGCCCGTCATCGAAGGATGCGACCAGTACACGCTAACG CGTGAACAATTAGcacaaaagaaggaaaaacggGAACGAACACGGACGTACACCATTGTTCGACCGGCAACGGGAAGCTGGTTTCCTCTGTTTTCGCAAGGACCGTCGGTGTGCCTTTCGCCTCCGCTTACCGATGAGCCACGAATTAAGCTTGAGGTTGATGACATCGTTCGTGTTACCAGATGGAGAAA GCACTGGTTGTTTGGCGAAAAACTACAGGAACCAACGAAAAAAACTATTCCGAAGCGGGTGCGCGGTTGGTTTCCTCGGAAATGTGCCGTGGAGTATATCGAGcttgatgatgacgatgctATGATGAGCGGCGTACCACTAAAATACGACAATACGAATAAAAAAGACGATTAA
- the LOC121597321 gene encoding xaa-Pro aminopeptidase 3, whose translation MFVFTKSFLLNPARRSSLLVKKARWCADYHKTNVMLSAGKPGRQAAFQNATFGQPVHQTHPHLIGSGEVLTGIRLEEVQERRKRLLHALRDHHALQTGTETNHIVVIPSANKKYMSHKIPYVFRQNTDFLYLSGCQEPDSVLVLEIDASSNCKSTLFVRPKDKHAEMWDGPRTGVQAAVDVFGVDEALDVNGLKEYLNKHGFAHPNAVLWYDAAASDLQDVSRMVKDVTNQTQPKPPTEAIQSLRLVKSASECALMGKTCEIASKAINRTMQHSFPGISEHEVFANVDYYTRVAGANFLAYPPVVAGGSNATVIHYINNNQIVGAGELLLLDAGCEYHGYTSDITRTWPVEGRFSDPQRVLYEVLLQVQRELLGCLQQAGGETLDQLFDTMCSKIGKYLQEIKLIPESLSGLERSRAAYKFCPHHVSHYLGMDVHDTPLISRNIRLMPGMVCTVEPGIYISKHNFDVPVEFRGTGLRIEDDVLIKPDKQIEVLTKECAKDVAAIEGLFSR comes from the exons ATGTTTGTTTTCACCAAATCTTTCCTTTTAAATCCAGCCCGGCGTTCTAGTTTGTTggtaaaaaaag CTCGATGGTGCGCCGATTACCACAAGACCAATGTAATGCTCTCAGCCGGCAAGCCGGGCAGACAGGCCGCCTTCCAGAATGCAACGTTCGGGCAGCCGGTGCACCAGACGCATCCACATTTAATAGGGTCTGGCGAGGTGCTAACCGGAATACGGCTTGAAGAGGTGCAGGAGAGGCGAAAACGGTTGCTCCATGCGTTGCGAGATCATCACGCGCTCCAAACAGGCACGGAAACGAATCACATC GTGGTCATCCCGTCGGCGAACAAAAAGTACATGAGCCACAAGATTCCGTACGTATTTCGGCAGAACACCGACTTCCTGTACCTGAGCGGCTGCCAGGAGCCGGACAGTGTGCTGGTGCTGGAAATCGACGCGAGTAGCAACTGCAAAAGCACGCTGTTCGTGCGCCCCAAAGACAAGCATGCGGAAATGTGGGACGGCCCCAGGACGGGCGTGCAGGCCGCCGTGGACGTGTTCGGTGTGGATGAAGCGCTGGATGTCAATGGCTTAAAGGAATACCTCAACAAGCATGGTTTCGCCCATCCCAACGCCGTGCTGTGGTACGACGCAGCGGCGTCGGATTTGCAGGACGTTTCAAGGATGGTTAAAGACGTGACGAACCAGACGCAACCAAAGCCACCGACCGAAGCGATTCAAAGCCTCCGGCTAGTGAAGTCGGCCAGCGAGTGTGCGCTGATGGGCAAAACGTGTGAAATCGCATCCAAAGCCATCAACCGGACGATGCAGCACAGCTTTCCCGGCATCAGTGAGCATGAAGTGTTCGCCAACGTAGACTACTACACCCGCGTCGCTGGTGCCAACTTCCTGGCCTACCCGCCGGTGGTCGCAGGCGGCTCCAACGCGACGGTGATACACTACATTAACAACAATCAAATTGTCGGGGCCggtgagctgctgctgctggacgccGGCTGCGAGTATCACGGGTACACCAGCGACATTACCCGCACGTGGCCCGTCGAGGGCAGGTTTAGCGATCCGCAGCGAGTGCTGTACGAGGTGCTGCTGCAGGTGCAGCGGGAACTGCTCGGTTGTTTGCAGCAGGCGGGCGGTGAAACGCTCGACCAGCTGTTCGATACGATGTGCTCGAAGATCGGCAAATACTTGCAGGAAATCAAGCTCATACCGGAGTCACTGTCGGGCCTGGAGCGCTCCAGGGCGGCCTACAAGTTTTGCCCCCACCATGTGTCGCACTATCTGGGCATGGATGTGCACGACACGCCGTTGATATCGCGCAACATTCGCCTAATGCCCGGGATGGTGTGCACCGTCGAGCCAG GTATTTACATCTCCAAGCACAATTTCGACGTTCCGGTCGAATTTCGCGGCACGGGTTTGCGCATTGAGGACGATGTGCTGATAAAGCCGGATAAGCAAATAGAAGTGCTAACAAAAGAGTGTGCAAAAGATGTAGCGGCGATCGAAGGGTTATTTAGTCGTTAA